GGCAAAAGAAGGTGTTACTTTCCCGGAAGAGGCACCAAACTCAGAGTATGAATATGATATGTTACAAATTTTAGCAGATCACTCTGACGATCTGACTTATACTAACGTAAAACAAATAATAGAAGACCTGAATATTGATGAGAAAGTTGATCTCCTTTCTTTGATGTTTATAGGCCGAGGTGATTTTGTTGAAGAAGATTGGAGTAGTGCGCATAAGGAGGCAAGGAATAATTTACCCCCTGATTTAACAGCCTATTTATTTTCCAAACCTACAATTGCTTATTATTTGGAGAAAGGACTGGAGTCTTTAGGATATTCATGTAATGAGTAAATAGTCATTACGTCGATTTATAGGAACAGGGAGTCATTATAATGTATAAGAATATTATGCTAGCAATTGATGGAAGCAAAGTATCTGATTCTTTGGTTGAAGAGGTCATTAAATTAACAAAAGACCAGGACGTTAATTTACGTATCATCCACGTGCTTGATGAAAGTTTTGTCCATTATGGTGGGCCATCTTTTGATTATCTCTCACTAATTGCCCATTGGCGAGAAGAGGGACAGAACATTTTAGATAATGCTTCAAGAATAATAACATCCCAATCATCCATTAAAGTTGAAACATCTCTCCTTGAACTAAAACCATTACAGGGAAGAGTTGCGGAGGTAATCGCCGAAGAAGCAAAGAAGTGGCCTGCTGATTTATTGGTTATAGGTACTCATGGCCGACGTGGTTTTAGTCGCCTTTTTTTAGGTAGCGTAGCTGAGAATATCATTCGAATTGCAACCACCCCTTTGCTTCTTGTTCGTGGTTCCGATGCATGAAGTGCTGGTAGGTGTATTTAGCCGAATGCATACACTTTATTGCACCTTATTAGTGATACAAAATTAGTGATACAAAAAATTTCTAATGCGGTGTTTATCCTGCTTTTTGGTGCCACACCGTTCCTGGGTTACGCTAGCGCTGCACCCAGGCTACATCTTCTCTAGTTATGATGCGCCTAGATCTTAAATCTCTGGGAGTTGTTTCTAGAGTCTGTTTACGTTGCGACTATCCCGGTCAAAACAGATGACGTTTTCTGTGACGAAAATTCCCCCCGTTTTAGGGAAAGAGCCTAATTTTCATTATTAAGATAGATTCTTATTAGTCTTGGTAAATAAGGTCTTCTTTGAAAAATTCGTCTTTATTATTAATTTGCTATCGTAAACGGTAATACCATCTATATGGAAGGTAGCATAGTCACCTTTTGGGTCAAAATTAGGGTACATCTTGTTAAAATAAACATACCAGCGAATACCATGCGTAACCATGATTTTCTGTGCTTGAACCCAACTCTCTTGACGCTCTATATCGCCTAATATTTGCATTCGTTTACCAATAATGCTTTTGCCTATATGTGAGTTTACCGAATTCTCCATTCTTGCTGCATAAGCAGGTATACCTGCTAATGACATTGTTTCGATTGCTGGAGTATTTAGGGAATTTTTTGATGCCTCTATATTAAATGCTAACACATCCCCTTTTTCAGAATTTGATTTAATAAACTGAACAACTTCAGGAACACCATATGTTATTTTGCGATCAAAGAAATCCTTTGCCCACGGCAATGTATCATACATAGGCTCGGCTGGATTGCGTATAGACATCCATCCCAAAGTTATAACCAGGGTGAATAGTAATACACCATATTCTACTCTAGAAGAAGATTGAGAAATATTAGGCTTTTTGGAGGTTACTATTTCCTTTCCCAAATATGTAGAAAAAATCATAAGAATAGGATAAAGGAGAATAAAGCACCTATGTTTGTATTCAGATAGATCCCCATTTGCTGCTATAGGTGCGAACAAAACAAGACCTATATAATTTATAATGAGTAACCACGGTAATAGAGCAATTAAACTACTTTTTTGCCTCTCTTTGCTTAGATAAACTATTAGAGAAAGTACAGGAAAGATAATCAATAGCCCGCCTAAAACAGCAATCAAAACCACGAGTATCTGTATTGTTAATTTTAAAAAGAAAGGAGTAATACTTGCCAAAATTTTAGCCGTGTAAGGACTTTCTATAATAGATAAAAACTCCATTGGTTTAGAGTAATGGAGCCATAAATCATGAGCCCAACTGTTCAATGAAAGTAGTATTGTGATGGCTATCGCCAACATTAGAGAACTAAACAAAATCTTTCGTCTCTGATTAGGAAATTGTTGAAGAACCAATAAATAGAAAAATGCAGGCGCACTAGCTAAAAAAAAATGAGCTCTAATAAAAATCAGTGAGAATAGTAGTCCAATGCTTAAAAAAAGTGTTGATCGAGTCCCATTATTAAGATAGCGATTTAATAAAGCAAAAGTGACTGCAGTAACCCCAATGGCATAACCAGAGCCAGGCGCGGTAAATAAAAGCCAATAGAAATCAAAAAATCCAACTTTCGTATAGGCTGCAGGTTCTGGTAAGCAAACGATTAGTGCTATAGAAATAATCGCAACAAATCGCCCTCCTAATTCAAAAGCTAAAGCATAAAGGCCTAAGAGAGCTACGAGTAGTCCCAGTGGCAAAAGTACTGCTGTAGCTGTAGCAATGCCAGACAAGCCTGTAATCGGCATTGTCGCCCCGGCTAAAACAAACGCAGCATAATGGTAAAATGGTTTTGGTGTATCAACTAAATTAGGATCCCCGCGCCCAACAGATAAATGATTTGAAAATGAATTAATAGTGATGCCATGGATATAATTATCAGACCATGCATGAAACTCATGTCCACTCATCATAGCGATAACGCTACCTGCAGTAATGTAGGAAGCGATTGCAATAATTATCATCAAAATAAAAAGAATCAGTAAATCATGCAGTCGATACGAAAAAGGCTGAGCTATTCTTTTTCGGAAGAAAAGGATAAAAAAACAGGAGTATGTAATAATAAAACTGATGAAAGAAGTTATAGGAAGCATTAAAACAAGGAACATCATGGGAATAGATAGAACAGCTATACCAACTACTAATGTCATCGCTGTGTCACTGCTAGAAGCCCCACCTCCCCAAAGACTCATCAAGGTTTCCCCTGCATGAGAAATACATCCCATGAAAAGAATCAAAAACAAAAAAGAAAAAACACTTGGTTTTGCACCACCTATGATGCACATGAGCTCCAGGAAAGAACCTAACATTACCCAAAAAGCTAACTTTCTCACTCGCTGATTATCAAATGTTACTATAGTTTTTAGCTCCATATTTAAAACTCTCCATAAAAAAATATGGCATAGAAAAAAGTCTCTCCTAGGATCACAAATATCTTTGTGACTCGCGATATTTCACGCAAATTACTTATCTTAACGAAGTGGTTATGAAGCACACAAACTACTAATAAATTCAGTTTTATGAGCCGCGCGCTCTAACGAGTTAAGATGAATGATTTAGAAACTGATGATTGTGTTTTTTCATCAAAATTATATCAATCTTCAGAGGCAGTTACTAGTAAATTAGTCATTTGCAAACCATAAAGAATCAGAGTATAAATGCGTTAAGAGCCGTGAACACAAAACGAAGTTAAAAAGTAAACTATTCGTCTTATGGTCTTGCCGTAAAGAGGCTCTTTAATGTTAATCCTGATTAAATATACTACTATTTTTGCGACTATTGTATTTACAGTATATGGACAATTAATTTTGAAATGGCGCATTGCAAATTATGGTCCACTATTAGAGACCACTGTAGAAAAAATAAAATTTTTATCCTTCCTTTTTTTTGCCCCCTTTATTTTATCTAGCTTCATAGCTGCAATTTTGGCCTCCCTTGCATGGACGATTACCATGACAAAACTTGATTTAGGTCAGGCCTATTCATTTATGAGTTTAAATTTTGTTCTTGTGATGATTCTAAGTGCCTGGTTATTATACGAACCCATCACTTTACCAAAAGTAGAGAGAGTTGCATTAATTATGGCAGGAACCTTCGTAATCGCACGAGGATAAATTGTAAAAAACTGTTGTCATCATTGAATAGACATGGAAAAAAAATGGAAAATTCACGAATACCCTTTAATTGGCCTTATATGACAGGAAAAGAGCTTGACTATATTATTGAAGCTCACGCTAATGGTTGTCTGTCTGGTGACGGTCCATTTACTAAGCGCTGCCATCAATGGCTAGAAAATAAAACAAATTGCCGCAAAGCTCTGTTAACCCACTCATGCACGGCAGCTCTAGAGATGGCAGCTCTATTACTTGAAATAAAGCCTGGCGATGAAATCATCATGCCATCATTTACCTTTG
This Legionella fallonii LLAP-10 DNA region includes the following protein-coding sequences:
- a CDS encoding DUF3775 domain-containing protein — its product is MLNTNVLNIKPDTVCFIIDKAKEFQAKEGVTFPEEAPNSEYEYDMLQILADHSDDLTYTNVKQIIEDLNIDEKVDLLSLMFIGRGDFVEEDWSSAHKEARNNLPPDLTAYLFSKPTIAYYLEKGLESLGYSCNE
- a CDS encoding universal stress protein, giving the protein MYKNIMLAIDGSKVSDSLVEEVIKLTKDQDVNLRIIHVLDESFVHYGGPSFDYLSLIAHWREEGQNILDNASRIITSQSSIKVETSLLELKPLQGRVAEVIAEEAKKWPADLLVIGTHGRRGFSRLFLGSVAENIIRIATTPLLLVRGSDA
- a CDS encoding DMT family transporter, encoding MLILIKYTTIFATIVFTVYGQLILKWRIANYGPLLETTVEKIKFLSFLFFAPFILSSFIAAILASLAWTITMTKLDLGQAYSFMSLNFVLVMILSAWLLYEPITLPKVERVALIMAGTFVIARG